In the Plectropomus leopardus isolate mb chromosome 5, YSFRI_Pleo_2.0, whole genome shotgun sequence genome, one interval contains:
- the LOC121943004 gene encoding NACHT and WD repeat domain-containing protein 2 — MCSRGSQMDWTPSDSTCVKLYLCSNPEDSVVERRALRESVFPKLREHCRHTLGLDVRVIDPFESSDPSRWPDENTRQQLITECRKSSAGPFLLALVGHQYGAASLPAQVEVSEYQLLLQESQRAGVSTEELERVYQRDENTIPPSYCLRPPHTHTCCPQQAEVKEDKEMAIESKEDLRKVFQSAVSLCVHNGLMCPERAQSYYRSALDADLRFALDSCPDKGAIRRCLIYIHRVLNAKSTREKMKSQPVPQSEAATFDLSTTPSDAQLLSELCDTFLPALITSSHLLVYATTTECDCRHGYTTAKRRGYVEALCQQVYSKLVGMIDRLSISESSQLGNALAREQAEQDELCDILSTFYDVRRPEEQKVRAYVEQREQQSPLVVTGGPCTGKTVLLAHCAQQIKSWLTDCDPVVITYFCSLSINLSPRHFLSNLCYQIAGRYHSASSSDQNPSDLEDPHCITNPRVCNSNCNLTSNICLSELKEHLSSLLSVMPSNKQPLVLLLDGLDHIENNIRLHIIESFPSPLPPSVKLILTVSSNRTQILQAISPQRSPPQCVSESSENQSGYVCVQLGLVDRKQCVKLLASLLSSSGRRVTSGQQVLVNQALTSCCLPLYARLLHLHTSLWHSDSDVIESSLPDGVHSSISALLNHLEQKHGSSFVARTMSYLTLSRTGLTEAELADLLSSDDEVLAEYDSSSFNLRVPQIDVERLLLDLRRFLIRRTVAGSHVLFWVSRHFKLVVAKRYLANGKVRGSIHLSMVDYFSSQWAGGGAKPLLVKQKSGPNKDIAQKEVYIDRQPSSQPFVFTSSSKKVARVNLRKVLELPHHLQESDKCGELEHGLLMSVRFHQAMVQEGLLGDLVALLASEERLSNLSLSRERALLASILKTYACLLQSSPLQLHTVMETSLLPYLEVFTALEGYVREIRQERMNRGRGLGVELCPAPSSVPSIQCLKCDAKTKDVSVIEAAAAECGVVEEIMDDGTAWIWKSSGCDVVKLSLSCEQKELKFVGVKSSGQFMLLSTQCNKLFLWEVTGQEMFLQVEDPLSASKVEGFVACQKKIFLWWKDECHVSVFDVSSETLTHLQCQSCVTCLVCSLNSFYMYCGQEEGTVSIFDTGTGSLLSTCSNSNNKAVVSIILREDKWEMACVDRTGSVTVWDVAAKRNSPRLLTESFTGDESNTILNIDYSHEINTFLLCQSHQVALWDTCDWELWDHFLAPQGRAFTQAVLSLDGHLILALLDTCPLVLVWRVSTGECVLSLETNKQPRTLLKTASDVVCVTHDGCLTVWDSGMIDAAGTAPKMGCGVTGVVVESTGECFYTRDGSETVWKWRLETGLPHAIFLHDGPVGELRISPDNIHLVTLSAGEIYVWQTETGQNILRIRGSRATNILITPNSNFGVSISDRGLSRVWRLANGSIVCSINPYLSDAQVSPESTFLVGLRRGDLLAASLWSGSISKRFSCVESSEHVVAFHMLSEHPDFVVVMTTSGAVYTWKVAEETLCRHFQLPHTFHCQPQVFQMSSDGSFALLSTDNEAINLLDLTQVRLCSFKAEGPVIQACLDKTGCYAAYISRPATSLEKTCVCYLHARPVLTVLRLSDGERIGSVCLAKNPLTLAVCEQQCVFVGFEDGSVGVYSILDVKIYEEESVRCRKSLNGRLKQCPFDRVPLSWLPLATANITWP, encoded by the exons ATGTGCTCCAGAGGAAGTCAAATGGATTGGACTCCTTCAGATTCCACCTGTGTGAAACTCTATCTGTGCTCCAACCCAGAGG ATAGCGTGGTGGAGCGCAGAGCTCTGAGGGAAAGTGTGTTCCCAAAACTTAGAGAGCACTGTAGACACACACTGGGACTGGATGTCAGG gtgatAGACCCATTTGAGTCCAGTGATCCCAGTCGTTGGCCAGATGAAAACACGAGACAGCAGCTGATTACAGAATGCAGAAAGAGCTCCGCAGGACCTTTTTTACTG GCCTTGGTAGGACATCAGTATGGTGCAGCCAGTTTACCCGCCCAGGTGGAGGTGTCAGAgtaccagctgctgctgcaggagagcCAGCGAGCGGGTGTCAGCACCGAGGAGCTGGAGAGAGTGTACCAGAGGGATGAGAACACCATCCCTCCCTCCTACTGCCTGagacctccacacacacacacctgctgtccTCAG CAGGCAGAGGTTAAGGAGGACAAGGAGATGGCTATAGAGTCTAAAGAAGATCTGAGGAAGGTGTTTCAGTCTgctgtgagtctgtgtgtccACAACGGCCTCATGTGCCCAGAGAGAGCTCAGAGCTACTACAGATCAG CCCTCGATGCAGATTTGCGATTTGCTCTGGACAGCTGTCCTGATAAAGGCGCCATCAGACGCTGTCTGATTTACATCCACAGAGTCCTCAACGCAAAAAGCACTagagagaaaatgaagtcaCAACCTGTGCCACAGTCAGAG GCTGCTACATTCGACCTCAGCACAACGCCCTCCGATGCACAATTGCTCTCAGAGCTTTGTGACACCTTCCTCCCAGCTCTCATCACATCCTCCCACCTTCTAGTCTACGCCACCACCACAGAGTGTGACTGCCGCCATGGTTACACAACAGCCAAGAGGCGGGGCTATGTCGAGGCTCTGTGCCAGCAGGTGTACTCGAAACTTGTGGGGATGATTGACAGGTTGAGCATCTCAGAAAGCTCTCAGCTTGGTAATGCTTTGGCCAGAGAGCAGGCCGAGCAGGATGAACTGTGTGACATCCTGTCCACATTTTATGACGTCAGACGGCCAGAGGAGCAAAAG GTCAGAGCCTATGTGGAGCAGAGGGAACAACAGAGCCCACTAGTGGTGACCGGAGGACCCTGCACCGGGAAGACTGTTCTGCTGGCACACTGTGCTCAGCAG ATAAAGTCTTGGCTGACGGACTGTGATCCTGTGGTGATCACTTATTTTTGCAGCCTGTCAATCAACCTGTCCCCGAGACACTTTTTGTCGAACCTGTGTTATCAAATTGCCGGTAGATATCACAGCGCATCTTCTTCTGACCAGAATCCCAGTGACCTGGAAGACCCCCACTGTATCACAAACCCCAGAGTCTGCAATTCCAACTGTAACCTGACGTCTAACATTTGTCTGTCTGAGCTCAAAGAGCATCTctcatccctcctctctgttATGCCCTCTAACAAACAACCTCTAGTTCTCCTCCTCGATGGCCTGGATCACATCGAAAACAACATTAGACTTCACATTATAGAGAGCTTCCCGTCCCCGCTTCCTCCCAGCGTCAAACTCATCCTCACAGTCTCCTCGAACCGAACACAAATCCTGCAAGCCATCAGCCCACAAAGAAGTCCACCTCAGTGTGTATCAGAAAGCAGTGAGAATCAGTcaggatatgtgtgtgttcagctggGATTGGTGGACAGGAAACAATGTGTGAAGTTGTTGGCATCACTGCTGAGCAGTTCAGGACGAAGGGTGACATCAGGACAGCAGGTGCTGGTGAACCAGGCGCTGACTTCCTGTTGTCTGCCTCTATATGCTCGACTCCTGCACCTCCACACCTCGCTGTGGCACTCTG ATTCAGATGTGATAGAGTCGTCTCTCCCTGATGGCGTCCATTCATCCATTTCTGCACTGCTCAATCACCTCGAGCAAAAACACGGCTCCTCTTTCGTTGCTCGTACTATGTCCTACCTCACCCTCTCCAGGACCGGGCTCACTGAGGCCGAGCTCGCGGATCTGCTGTCCAGTGATGATGAAGTGTTGGCTGAGTATGACAGCTCGTCCTTCAATTTAAGGGTCCCGCAAATCGATGTGGAGAGACTTCTGTTGGACTTGAGGAGGTTTCTCATCAGGAGGACAGTTGCAGGGTCACATGTTTTGTTCTGGGTGAGCAGGCATTTTAAACTAGTGGTGGCTAAGAGGTACTTAGCCAACGGTAAGGTGAGGGGGAGTATTCATTTGTCAATGGTGGACTATTTCAGCAGTCAATGGGCTGGCGGAGGTGCAAAACCACTTCTTGTAAAGCAGAAATCTGGACCAAACAAGGACATCGCCCAAAAAGAAGTATACATAGATAGGCAGCCATCCAGCCAGCCTTTTGTCTTCACCTCTTCTTCCAAAAAGGTTGCCCGAGTAAACTTGAGAAAGGTCTTAGAATTGCCGCATCACTTGCAAGAAAGCGACAAATGTGGAGAGCTGGAGCATGGGCTGTTAATGTCTGTGAGGTTTCACCAGGCTATGGTTCAAGAGGGACTCCTCGGAGATCTGGTGGCTCTGTTGGCAAGTGAAGAAAGGTTATCCAACTTGAGTTTGTCAAGAGAAAGAGCACTCCTAGCGAGCATATTGAAGACTTATGCTTGCTTACTGCAGAGCTCACCCCTACAGCTGCACACAGTGATGGAGACAAGCCTCCTTCCTTATCTGGAGGTCTTTACTGCACTTGAGGGTTATGTCAGAGAGATCAGACAGGAGAGGATGAACAGAGGAAGAGGATTAGGAGTAGAGCTTTGCCCTGCTCCTTCCTCTGTTCCCTCCATTCAGTGTTTAAAGTGTGATGCCAAAACTAAAGATGTCTCTGTTATAGAAGCAGCTGCGGCAGAGTGTGGGGTTGTAGAAGAGATCATGGATGACGGCACGGCTTGGATTTGGAAAAGCTCCGGGTGTGATGTCGTCAAACTATCATTGAGCTGCGAGCAGAAGGAGCTGAAGTTTGTAGGAGTGAAGAGCAGCGGTCAATTCATGCTACTTTCCACACAATGCAACAAGCTTTTCTTGTGGGAAGTGACGGGCCAAgagatgtttttgcaggttgAGGACCCTTTGTCGGCGAGCAAAGTCGAAGGGTTTgttgcatgtcagaaaaagatATTCTTGTGGTGGAAGGATGAGTgtcatgtgagtgtgtttgacgTCTCCAGTGAGACCTTGACTCATCTTCAGTGTCAAAGCTGCGTGACCTGTTTGGTTTGCTCCTTGAACAGCTTTTACATGTACTGTGGACAGGAGGAAGGCACAGTGTCCATATTTGACACCGGCACCGGCAGCCTTCTCAGCACCTGTTCAAACTCAAACAATAAAGCGGTTGTATCAATAATCCTGCGTGAAGATAAGTGGGAAATGGCATGTGTTGACAGGACAGGGAGCGTAACTGTTTGGGATGTGGCGGCCAAAAGAAACTCACCCAGACTTCTCACAGAAAGCTTTACTGGGGATGAATCTAATACCATCCTCAATATAGATTACTCACATGAAATCAACACTTTCCTGTTGTGTCAGTCTCACCAGGTTGCACTGTGGGACACGTGTGACTGGGAGTTGTGGGACCACTTCTTGGCTCCGCAGGGGAGGGCTTTTACTCAAGCTGTGCTCTCCCTGGATGGTCACCTTATCTTGGCTTTGTTAGACACCTGTCCCCTTGTCTTGGTGTGGCGGGTCAGCACAGGGGAGTGCGTTCTCTctttagaaacaaacaaacagcctcGAACACTCCTCAAAACGGCCTCAGATGTCGTTTGTGTCACTCATGACGGCTGCCTGACAGTTTGGGACTCTGGGATGATAGATGCTGCAGGTACAGCTCCAAAAATGGGGTGTGGAGTGACAGGAGTGGTAGTTGAAAGCACAGGAGAGTGTTTCTACACACGTGATGGCTCAGAGACTGTGTGGAAATGGAGATTAGAAACAGGACTCCCACATGCTATCTTCCTACACGACGGTCCCGTAGGTGAACTGCGCATATCCCCGGATAACATCCACCTTGTGACACTCTCAGCAGGGGAAATATACGTTTGGCAGACAGAAACAGGTCAGAATATCCTGCGAATCAGAGGCAGCAGAGCCACAAACATCCTGATCACCCCTAACAGTAACTTCGGGGTGAGTATTTCTGACCGAGGGTTGTCTCGGGTTTGGAGGCTGGCAAATGGGAGCATTGTGTGCAGCATAAACCCATACCTATCTGATGCCCAGGTGTCGCCTGAGAGCACTTTCCTTGTCGGCCTTCGTCGTGGAGACCTGTTAGCTGCCAGTCTGTGGTCGGGCTCGATCAGTAAGCGTTTCTCCTGCGTGGAAAGCTCGGAGCATGTTGTTGCTTTCCACATGCTGTCAGAACAcccagactttgtggtggtgaTGACCACCTCAGGAGCGGTGTACACCTGGAAAGTGGCGGAGGAGACGCTATGTAGGCACTTCCAGCTGCCTCATACGTTTCACTGTCAGCCACAAGTTTTCCAAATGTCCTCTGATGGGAGCTTTGCCCTGCTGTCCACTGATAATGAAGCCATCAACCTCTTGGACTTAACCCAGGTCAGACTGTGCTCATTCAAGGCTGAGGGTCCTGTCATTCAAGCTTGTTTAGATAAAACTGGATGCTACGCTGCATACATATCCCGTCCTGCCACCAGCCTGGAGAAAACCTGCGTCTGTTATCTGCACGCGAGGCCAGTTCTGACAGTTTTACGACTCTCAGACGGGGAAAGAATAGGAAGTGTGTGTCTGGCTAAGAATCCATTGACTCTGgctgtgtgtgagcagcagtgtgtgtttgtgggctTTGAGGACGGGTCGGTAGGTGTGTATTCAATTTTAGATGTCAAGATCTATGAGGAGGAGTCAGTCAGGTGCAGAAAGAGTTTGAATGGTCGGTTGAAGCAATGCCCCTTTGATAGAGTGCCATTGAGCTGGTTACCACTAGCAACCGCCAATATAACATGGCCTTAA